A region of the Candidatus Zixiibacteriota bacterium genome:
AATGGATTGACCTTGATGGTCTCGCGGTCCAGTTGACCGATACCGCCGGCCTGCGCGGCAAAGCTGGCATTATCGAAAAAGCGGGGCAGGCATCAGCACAGAGAATTATTAAGGAATCCGACCTGGTTATCTGGCTGGTAGATATCACCCGCAAAGGGTGGCAAAAAGAGATTCAAGCCGACCTGAAAAGCCTGTCAAATAGAAATATCTTATTACTATACAACAAGATAGATATTGCAAAAAAACTCCACGGAGAAACCCTGAAGTCACCTGATTTCCCTCATCCGCGCTTCCCGGTTTCCTGCCTCACCGGGGAGGGAATAGCGCATTTTCGCAGACACTTAAAAACTGTTACCAGTGCCGAGCTGCCGGACTTAACTGACCGCCTGGTCATAACCTCCGAAAGGCATCAGACAAAACTGAAAAACGCCTGCCGTCATTTTAAAAAGGCCCTTCAGTCTCTAAAAAAACAACTCTCCCCCGAATTGACTGCCTTTGACCTCCGTCAGGGATTAAACGAGATTGACGAAATCACCGGAAGAGTTTATAATGAGCAGATCCTTGACCGTATCTTCTCGAGATTCTGTATAGGAAAGTAGATTGTTTGTCGTGAAACATTTTGACTTTGACATAATCGTGGTGGGTGGTGGACATGCCGGGGTTGAAACCGCCTTGGCGGCTTCCCGCATGCGAAAAAAGGTCGCCCTGGTAACTATGGACCGGACCCGTCTGGCTCTTATGTCCTGCAATCCGGCCATCGGCGGATTGGGGAAATCCCATATCGTCAAAGAGGTTGACGCCCTCGGAGGCCTGATGGGAAAAGCCATCGATGCCACCGGCATCCAGTTCCGACGCCTGAATCTTTCGCGTGGTCCAGCCGTCTGGTCTACCCGCGCTCAAGCCGACAGAATCGCCTACAATGATTTTGTCTGCCGGTTTGTTGGACAGGATAAGAATATTTCGGTTATTGAAGCCACCGCCGGCGCCTTCCTGGTCGAGGATGCCCGAGCCGTTGGGATTGAAACTGAAGATGGCAAAAAGATTTTTTCCCGCGCCGTCATCGTCTGCTCCGGGACATTCCTCGGAGGCTTGATACATATCGGAGAAAAACAGATTCCGGCCGGTCGCCGGGGCGAAAAAGCGGCATATCGGCTGAGCGAATCTTTTCGGTCTCTCGGTTTCGAGGTGGGACGACTCAAAACCGGCACCCCGCCCCGTCTTGATGGCAAAACTATCGATTTCAGCCGCTGTGAAATCCAACCAGGTGATGAACCAATCCCATTTTTCTCTTATACCACAACACCTTATCGGCTGGAGCAAACCCCCTGTCACTTAACCTACACGACCGACAAAACCAAAGCGGTTATCCTTGAAAATCTCCATCGCTCCCCCATGTTCTCCGGCCAGATAAAATCCCGCGGTCCCCGTTATTGCCCCTCTGTCGAAGATAAAATCTTTCGCTTCAAAGATAAGTCGCGCCATCAGATTTTCCTCGAGCCGGAAGGGAACGGCACTGATGAGATTTATCCCAACGGCTTTTCAACCTCGCTCCCAGAGGATGTACAGGAAAAAGCGATTCGGACCATCATCGGACTGGAGGAAGTTCAGATTACCAAACCGGGGTACGCCGTGGAATATGATTATTGCCCCTCACACCAGATCAAAGCCTCTCTTGAGACCAAACTGGTCGAGCGTCTTTTCCTTGCCGGGCAGATAAATGGAACCTCTGGCTATGAAGAAGCGGCTGGACTCGGAATCATGGCGGGAATCAATGCCGCGCTGGCTATTGAGGGCGAGCCGCCCTTCATACTTGACCGCGCTACCGGTTATATTGGTGTCATGATTGACGACCTCGTCACGCATTCAACTACCGAGCCGTATCGGATGTTTACCTCCCGTGCCGAATATCGTCTCGGCTTGCGCGAAGACAACGCCCGCGACCGGCTCTTCCCGTATGCTCAAAAATATGGTTTGATTCCGCCGGAGGATTATTCTCTCTTTGATACCCTCCGTCTCCAGACCACGGCAACTATCAAAGCGCTGAAAAAGCAGTCGCTCCCGGTCTCGCGGCTTGATGGCCTCTCGCGATTTTTTTGCAAGCGAGAGTCTGTAACCCTGGCAGAGTTACTCAAGGTCCCCGGCATTTCGACAGCAGACATTCTCCCGTATTCTCATGACGTCATTAATGATAACGGGATTTCAGCGGACGCCCTGGAGCGCGCCGCGATTATGCTGAAGTATGATGGGTACATCCAGAAACAGGAGCGGGAGGTGGAACGCTTCCGCAAAATGGAGCAGGATATCATTCCACCGTCATTCTCATTTGAAAATCTGACCGGCCTCCGCAACGAAGCCAAAGAAAAATTCCTCCGGTTTCGACCCGGCTCTCTCGGACAAGCCAGTCGCATCGAAGGAGTAACCACCGGCGACCTGGCGGCCCTTTCCATCCATCTCAAGAAATACCGCTCCGGTATCCGGACCTGAAAGGAATCATCCTTGCCTGATTCAGGAGCGAAGCCATCCCTTGCGCCCCCTCTTTTTCTGACCGGGGAGATACTTGCCAGGTATGACCCTGACAGCGCCATAGACCTTTTTCTGAAAGATATCCTCGAATTCAATACTAAAGTGAATATTGTTTCACGTGAAACAAACCTCCCTGATCTCCGGAAAATCGCCGCTGATTGCCTGATTCCTTATGAATTCCTTCCTCCACCGCGGGGAAAATTCTTCGATATCGGAAGCGGCGCCGGCTTCCCCGGTATCATTCTTCTTCTGGCTTTTCGCGGTATCGAGGGGGTTCTCTTTGAACGAACCACGAAAAAAGCCCGCTTCCTCGAATCGCTGCAGAAAAAATATTCTCTATCGGCGGAGATTATCAATGCCAACTTCATGGAGACCTCATCGTCTCTTTCCCATTCCTCCTTCGATGCCGCCACGATGAGATATGTCCGCCTCGATAAGCCGCTCCTGACTCGAGTTCTTTCGCTTCTTCACCCTCAAGGACATTTCATCTATTATTCCTCAATAGAATCAAAAACTCCTGCCGCCAAAGCGCTTCAACCTGCTGTCTATCATTATTATCTCGATGACAGAGAAATTCTCCGCAGCTTTGCCGTATTCACACCGGCGCCCTGAAAGATTATCCTTGCCCAATTCATTTAAAACCCTTTTAATAGTCACCTATGAATAATTTTGGTCGTAACAACATTTGAGGTCTAACGTGGCGCGGATAATGGCAGTGGCTAATCAGAAAGGGGGAGTCGGCAAGACCACTACCGCCGTCAATCTCTCTTCCTGTCTGGCGGTGGCCGAAAAGAAAACCCTCCTAATTGATATCGACCCCCAGGCTAATACCACCTCCGGGATGGGCGTCGATAAGGCAAAAGTGGCATCATCGGTCTATGATGTCCTCATTGGCAGAAAGACCATGCTGGAGGTGATAATGCCGACCGAATTGTCCTTTTTGAATCTCGCCCCCTCCTCCATCTCGCTGGTCGGCGCCGAGGTGGAACTGGTCTCCCTGTTCTCCCGCGAACGAATCCTGGCGCAGGCGCTGGCGCCCGTGCAGGAACAGTACGATTTTATTATCATCGACTGCCCGCCGTCGCTGGGACTTCTCACCATCAATGCCCTTACCGCCGCTCACTCCGTCCTGATTCCGATACAGTGCGAATATTACGCCCTGGAAGGGCTGGGACAGCTTCTTCACACCATACAACTGGTGCAGAAAAATCTCAATCCCGGCCTGGAGATTGAAGGGGTGCTGCTGACCATGTACGATGGACGGCTCAACCTTTCCCGTCAGGTCGCCGAGGAAGCCCGCAAGTTTTTCAGTCAGCGCGTTTATAATACGGTTATCAATCGAAATGTCCGGCTCTCTGAAGCCCCCAGTTTCGGGAAACCGATAATTCTCTACGACATTCTATCCACCGGCGCCGAAAACTATCTGGCGCTGACCAAGGAGGTACTCAGCAGATGAGCGGCAAAGTGGTTCTGGGGCGGGGGCTGGAAGCCCTGATACCGTCCCAGGAGGAAACAGCCGGCGGCGGTTCCTTTCGCCAGATACCGGTCAATATGATAATCCCCAATCCGGCGCAGCCGCGGCGGAACTTTGATGACGTTTCTTTGCAGGAGCTGGCCGAATCGTTTAAAACCCAGGGAGTGCTGCAGCCGATTATTGTCAAGAAGAAAGATAACGGATATATCCTGATTGCCGGCGAGCGGCGTTTTCGAGCCGCCCGTCTGGCGGGACTGGAAAAAATTCCCGCTCTCCTGATGGATGAAACCAACGAGACCGACATGCTCCAGATGGCCCTGGTCGAAAACATCCAGAGGGAGGACCTCAATCCTCTGGAAGAGGCGGAGGCGTTTCGCCGTCTCATGGATGAATCCCGCCTGACCCAGCAGGAACTGGCCGCGCGGGTCGGCAAGAGTCGCACCGCCATCGCCAACATCGTCCGCCTGCTGAATCTTCCCGAAAAGGTCAAAGAACTGATTCGCGCCGGAAAATTGACCGAGGGGCATGCCCGCGCTATACTGGCGCTTGATGACGAACTGTCGCAGGTCAAACTGGCGGAGCGGATTGTCGCCGACAATCTCACCGTCCGGATGGCCGAAGAATCAATAAAGGTCTTGAGAAAACGGAAATCCCTGCCGAAAAAGAGACTACCGGCAATAGTGGAGCTGGAAAATCAGCTCAAACAGATTCTCGGGACCGCCGTCAAAATCACCCCCGGCTTTAAACGGGGGAAAATCGAAGTGGAATTTTACGGCGAAGAAGACCTGGAGCGGCTTTTGGACTTGTTTAAAAAGATTCGTCAGTGAAATGGGACAGGTAAAATATTACAGCCTGATGATTGTGCCGGAAGGGGTGGAAAAACCGTTCGGCATCAGAGTGAAATCATGGATATTCAAAGTCCTGGTTGCCGCGGTGGTGCTGCTGGCGGTCGCGTTGATTATCATATTCACCTCTTACGGGCGGATAATGATGCGGGCGGCCGACGCCGATCGGCTGGAAAAGGAAAATGAATCGCTTAAGTTGTATAAGTACAAATTGGCTCTACTGGAAGAAAATATGCGCGATACCCGCGCCGTGGTGAGCCGGATCGCCTTGCTGGCCGGCATCAATCTGGAACTGCCGGAATTGCCGCCCGATTCGGTCATCTTCGCCGAACTGGAGGAGCAGATGGCGGAAAATGAAGAAGGGCAGCTGGAAATCAGCCGGGAGTCGTTCGGCGGCATGCCGCTGAAAGGATATATGACTCGCGGCTACTCCGATGGCGAGACCGATTTCCATCCCGGCGTCGATATCGCCGCCGCCATCGGCACCCCCGTCTATGCCATCGCCAACGGCACTGTCACCTATGCCGGATACGACTCTACCTACGGATTAATGGTAATTCTGGAGCACCGTGACAATGTGGAAACAGTCTATGGTCACAACAGCGAACTCTTTGTCGCTGTCGGCAGCGAAGTCTTCGCCGGAACACGAATCGCCAATACCGGCAATACCGGCAAATCGACCGCGCCGCACCTTCATTTCGAAGTTCGCGTCAACAGAAAACCGGTTAACCCTTTAAAATATATTGCGGAACATGAAATATCAAACCAGTAAACCAGAGGGCGGAATAATGAACACCCTTATTGGCAAAGATACGGTCTTTACCGGGACCTTGGATATCAAGGGAGCTGTCAGGATTGACGGGACCGTCAAAGGAAAGATCATCTGCTCCGATACCGTTACGGTCGGCGCCGGGGGATATGTAGAGGCAGAAGTCGAGGCGGTAGCCGCCGTGGTCGCCGGAAAGATTGTCGGAAATCTGGTCGCCTCTGAAAGAGTCGAACTACAGGCAAAGTCTGATGTCGAAGGCGATATCAAGACCAAATCCCTGATTGTGGAGCAAGGAGCGATCTTCTGCGGTTCCTGCCGGATGAAAGATGGGAAGCCTGGATTCGGATTCCTTCCGCCGGAAAAAGAGGAAGAGCCGCTCTTCACGGCCGGAAAGAAGCAAACTGATGACAAATAACCCCCTTTCAGGGATATCTACATTCTGTGGATAAGCTTCTGATTTTGTGGAAAAGACGCTAACCTCCTGATTCCGTGAATATTGGGGTATCAAAATGAATCCCGCAATTGCCTTCTTTTCCACAACTGATAATCTTTTTTGGACTTATCTGTAGAAGTACGGATATAATCATATCGATATCAGGGGAGGTCCCCTTATTGAAATTGACCAACCCGTGTATGAAATGCCGTCTCATAGAAAGGTATAAATGGTTGTAGCCAATAATAATGACCTCGTTGCCGTTGAAGAACTTAAGAGGTCTCATGACGCCATCAAGAAGGAAATCGCCAAGGTAATTATCGGGCAGGAGCGAGTCATCGAGCAACTTCTGATTGCCCTGCTCTCATCTGGTCACTGCCTGCTGGTAGGGGTGCCCGGCCTGGCAAAGACCCTCCTTATCTCAACATTAGCCAACATCTTAGACCTCAAGTTCAATCGTATCCAGTTCACCCCTGACCTGATGCCCTCCGATAT
Encoded here:
- a CDS encoding AAA family ATPase; amino-acid sequence: MARIMAVANQKGGVGKTTTAVNLSSCLAVAEKKTLLIDIDPQANTTSGMGVDKAKVASSVYDVLIGRKTMLEVIMPTELSFLNLAPSSISLVGAEVELVSLFSRERILAQALAPVQEQYDFIIIDCPPSLGLLTINALTAAHSVLIPIQCEYYALEGLGQLLHTIQLVQKNLNPGLEIEGVLLTMYDGRLNLSRQVAEEARKFFSQRVYNTVINRNVRLSEAPSFGKPIILYDILSTGAENYLALTKEVLSR
- a CDS encoding polymer-forming cytoskeletal protein; amino-acid sequence: MNTLIGKDTVFTGTLDIKGAVRIDGTVKGKIICSDTVTVGAGGYVEAEVEAVAAVVAGKIVGNLVASERVELQAKSDVEGDIKTKSLIVEQGAIFCGSCRMKDGKPGFGFLPPEKEEEPLFTAGKKQTDDK
- a CDS encoding M23 family metallopeptidase, with the protein product MGQVKYYSLMIVPEGVEKPFGIRVKSWIFKVLVAAVVLLAVALIIIFTSYGRIMMRAADADRLEKENESLKLYKYKLALLEENMRDTRAVVSRIALLAGINLELPELPPDSVIFAELEEQMAENEEGQLEISRESFGGMPLKGYMTRGYSDGETDFHPGVDIAAAIGTPVYAIANGTVTYAGYDSTYGLMVILEHRDNVETVYGHNSELFVAVGSEVFAGTRIANTGNTGKSTAPHLHFEVRVNRKPVNPLKYIAEHEISNQ
- a CDS encoding RsmG family class I SAM-dependent methyltransferase translates to MPDSGAKPSLAPPLFLTGEILARYDPDSAIDLFLKDILEFNTKVNIVSRETNLPDLRKIAADCLIPYEFLPPPRGKFFDIGSGAGFPGIILLLAFRGIEGVLFERTTKKARFLESLQKKYSLSAEIINANFMETSSSLSHSSFDAATMRYVRLDKPLLTRVLSLLHPQGHFIYYSSIESKTPAAKALQPAVYHYYLDDREILRSFAVFTPAP
- a CDS encoding ParB/RepB/Spo0J family partition protein, which gives rise to MSGKVVLGRGLEALIPSQEETAGGGSFRQIPVNMIIPNPAQPRRNFDDVSLQELAESFKTQGVLQPIIVKKKDNGYILIAGERRFRAARLAGLEKIPALLMDETNETDMLQMALVENIQREDLNPLEEAEAFRRLMDESRLTQQELAARVGKSRTAIANIVRLLNLPEKVKELIRAGKLTEGHARAILALDDELSQVKLAERIVADNLTVRMAEESIKVLRKRKSLPKKRLPAIVELENQLKQILGTAVKITPGFKRGKIEVEFYGEEDLERLLDLFKKIRQ
- the mnmG gene encoding tRNA uridine-5-carboxymethylaminomethyl(34) synthesis enzyme MnmG, which gives rise to MKHFDFDIIVVGGGHAGVETALAASRMRKKVALVTMDRTRLALMSCNPAIGGLGKSHIVKEVDALGGLMGKAIDATGIQFRRLNLSRGPAVWSTRAQADRIAYNDFVCRFVGQDKNISVIEATAGAFLVEDARAVGIETEDGKKIFSRAVIVCSGTFLGGLIHIGEKQIPAGRRGEKAAYRLSESFRSLGFEVGRLKTGTPPRLDGKTIDFSRCEIQPGDEPIPFFSYTTTPYRLEQTPCHLTYTTDKTKAVILENLHRSPMFSGQIKSRGPRYCPSVEDKIFRFKDKSRHQIFLEPEGNGTDEIYPNGFSTSLPEDVQEKAIRTIIGLEEVQITKPGYAVEYDYCPSHQIKASLETKLVERLFLAGQINGTSGYEEAAGLGIMAGINAALAIEGEPPFILDRATGYIGVMIDDLVTHSTTEPYRMFTSRAEYRLGLREDNARDRLFPYAQKYGLIPPEDYSLFDTLRLQTTATIKALKKQSLPVSRLDGLSRFFCKRESVTLAELLKVPGISTADILPYSHDVINDNGISADALERAAIMLKYDGYIQKQEREVERFRKMEQDIIPPSFSFENLTGLRNEAKEKFLRFRPGSLGQASRIEGVTTGDLAALSIHLKKYRSGIRT